The following are encoded in a window of Haloarcula halophila genomic DNA:
- a CDS encoding CopG family transcriptional regulator, producing the protein MPTRYTVVCNDDQSRAIETLARRYGITTEEVIQQLIESGLDDIENQPM; encoded by the coding sequence ATGCCAACCCGGTATACGGTCGTGTGCAACGACGACCAGTCCCGGGCGATCGAGACGCTGGCGCGTCGTTACGGCATCACGACGGAGGAAGTGATCCAACAGCTCATCGAGTCGGGACTGGACGACATCGAGAATCAGCCGATGTGA
- a CDS encoding CPBP family intramembrane glutamic endopeptidase: MAPNRPYVEIADGETILVSSIRAVAVVASAFVLAALLGQVGMSAVGVQSVEALQGDPLLNASVQGLSFVGFLAASAGYLWLRREPDLVHVRSPTLSDAGWALVGVVGILVAALVMGAVVEALSALAEALFGTEITTGQNSIITQGQENPQLFLYMIPVALFLVGPGEELVFRGVVQGLFRRSFGVVPGLVVASGLFGLGHYFAISSGSAWTYILVAGALGMVLGAIYEYTENIVVPAVTHGLWNAGLFAIQYYLATTGAQLPA, from the coding sequence ATGGCACCGAACCGCCCGTACGTCGAGATCGCAGACGGCGAGACGATCCTGGTGAGTTCGATCCGCGCGGTCGCGGTCGTCGCGTCGGCGTTCGTCCTCGCAGCGCTGCTCGGTCAGGTCGGGATGAGCGCCGTCGGCGTCCAGTCGGTCGAAGCCCTCCAGGGAGACCCGCTGTTGAACGCGAGCGTCCAGGGCCTCTCGTTCGTGGGCTTTCTGGCCGCCTCGGCCGGCTACCTCTGGCTCCGCCGGGAGCCGGATCTCGTCCACGTCCGGTCGCCGACGCTGTCCGACGCCGGCTGGGCGCTGGTCGGCGTCGTCGGCATCCTCGTGGCCGCGCTCGTGATGGGTGCCGTCGTCGAGGCGCTCTCGGCGCTGGCCGAGGCGCTGTTCGGCACGGAGATCACGACCGGGCAGAACAGCATCATCACGCAGGGCCAGGAGAACCCGCAACTGTTCCTCTATATGATCCCCGTCGCGCTCTTCCTGGTCGGACCGGGCGAGGAACTGGTCTTTCGCGGCGTCGTCCAGGGGCTGTTCCGGCGCTCGTTCGGCGTCGTCCCGGGGCTGGTCGTCGCCAGCGGGCTGTTCGGGCTGGGTCACTACTTCGCGATCAGTAGCGGAAGCGCCTGGACGTACATCCTCGTCGCGGGCGCGCTCGGTATGGTGCTGGGTGCGATCTACGAGTACACCGAGAACATCGTCGTCCCCGCGGTCACGCACGGCCTCTGGAACGCCGGACTGTTCGCGATCCAGTACTATCTCGCGACGACCGGCGCGCAACTGCCTGCATGA